One Deinococcus sp. LM3 DNA segment encodes these proteins:
- a CDS encoding ATP-binding SpoIIE family protein phosphatase, translating into MSVPALTAGGQDDPQAALFTELLEQVADLSDQLVFLHRLIPQALALASEAQAAELVQEAATLINTPRAALKLGGQWIGGVPGWLRDRPAPRRPTVLPTGAMHTGAPFVDAWRPTAVLLIPCVDGHVAMWGKRQFQAGERSLIETLARLLDAALEAQRARREAERHALQQRDRQQAQAVWRAVAPETLVSPAGYQLNLHSQPASDFGGDFQFQERDWVVVGDVSGKGLPAAIITAMFATSFTVAVRSAALNDALIEALHDHLERSGAFCTLAAVQVRPDGALRVLNVGHPPVLVRRADGSLEEIRATAPPIGTFPLLHVDLERVWLHPGDALLMYSDGLFEAEDASGAPFGLDRLNALASTAAPGDFNAGALRALGDYTVTDDLTLLTLHRDPAAPGVHRRLPGDLAALPQVGEALREALPPDHPALMPAELAVTELVVNAVRHGGATRVDLRLHASGDDLLLTLTDDGAPFDPTRADEREAGELREHGYGLLIVRRCAREWHYARKGGCNRQTLRLRAPAPASPPASSS; encoded by the coding sequence GTGAGCGTGCCTGCCCTCACGGCCGGCGGTCAGGACGACCCGCAGGCCGCGCTGTTCACGGAACTGCTCGAGCAGGTCGCGGACCTCAGCGATCAGCTGGTGTTCCTGCACCGCCTGATCCCGCAGGCGCTGGCGCTGGCCAGCGAGGCGCAGGCCGCCGAACTCGTGCAGGAGGCCGCCACGCTGATCAACACGCCGCGCGCCGCCCTGAAACTCGGCGGGCAGTGGATCGGCGGCGTGCCCGGCTGGCTGCGCGACCGGCCCGCCCCGCGCCGCCCGACGGTCCTCCCGACCGGCGCGATGCACACCGGCGCGCCCTTCGTGGACGCCTGGCGGCCCACCGCCGTCCTGCTGATCCCCTGCGTGGACGGACACGTGGCCATGTGGGGCAAACGGCAGTTCCAGGCGGGGGAACGCAGCCTGATCGAGACGCTCGCCCGGCTGCTCGACGCGGCCCTCGAGGCGCAGCGCGCCCGCCGCGAGGCCGAGCGGCACGCGCTGCAGCAGCGTGACCGGCAGCAGGCGCAGGCGGTCTGGCGGGCCGTGGCGCCCGAGACGCTGGTCAGCCCCGCCGGCTACCAGCTGAACCTGCACAGCCAGCCCGCCAGTGACTTCGGCGGGGACTTCCAGTTCCAGGAACGCGACTGGGTGGTGGTGGGCGACGTGAGCGGCAAGGGCCTGCCGGCCGCGATCATCACCGCGATGTTCGCCACGTCCTTCACGGTCGCGGTCCGCAGCGCCGCCCTGAACGACGCGCTGATCGAGGCGCTGCACGACCACCTGGAACGCTCCGGGGCGTTCTGCACCCTGGCGGCCGTGCAGGTCCGCCCGGACGGCGCGCTGCGCGTCCTGAACGTCGGGCACCCGCCGGTGCTGGTGCGCCGCGCCGACGGCAGCCTCGAGGAGATCCGCGCGACCGCCCCGCCCATCGGGACGTTCCCGCTGCTGCACGTGGACCTCGAACGGGTGTGGCTGCATCCGGGCGACGCGCTGCTGATGTACAGCGACGGCCTGTTCGAGGCCGAGGACGCCAGCGGCGCGCCCTTCGGCCTGGACCGCCTGAACGCCCTGGCGTCCACCGCCGCGCCCGGCGACTTCAACGCCGGGGCCCTGCGCGCCCTGGGCGACTACACCGTCACGGACGACCTGACCCTGCTGACCCTGCACCGCGACCCGGCCGCGCCGGGCGTCCACCGCCGGCTGCCCGGCGACCTGGCCGCGCTGCCGCAGGTGGGCGAGGCGCTGCGCGAGGCGCTCCCGCCTGACCACCCGGCGCTCATGCCGGCCGAGCTGGCCGTCACGGAACTCGTCGTGAACGCCGTGCGCCACGGCGGCGCCACCCGCGTGGACCTGCGCCTGCACGCCAGCGGCGACGACCTGCTGCTGACCCTCACCGACGACGGCGCGCCCTTCGACCCCACCCGCGCCGACGAGCGCGAGGCGGGCGAACTGCGCGAACACGGCTACGGGCTGCTGATCGTGCGCCGCTGCGCGCGCGAGTGGCATTATGCGAGAAAGGGAGGCTGCAACCGCCAGACCCTGCGCCTGCGCGCCCCGGCGCCCGCCTCACCACCGGCGTCCAGTTCCTGA
- a CDS encoding STAS domain-containing protein: MSLSHNADGPHLNLAGRLDAQNSAELRAVLAQHAADTPGDLSLDLSGVPFMDSSALAALVGALKDRRREGRALRLSAASPSVRELLSLTMLDRAFALPPDGAAR, translated from the coding sequence ATGTCACTCAGTCACAACGCCGATGGCCCCCACCTGAACCTCGCCGGCCGCCTGGACGCCCAGAACTCCGCCGAGCTGCGCGCCGTGCTCGCCCAGCACGCCGCCGACACGCCCGGCGACCTGAGCCTGGACCTGAGCGGCGTGCCGTTCATGGACTCCAGCGCCCTGGCCGCCCTGGTCGGCGCTCTCAAGGACCGCCGCCGCGAGGGCCGCGCCCTGCGCCTGAGCGCCGCGAGTCCCTCCGTGCGCGAACTGCTGTCCCTGACGATGCTCGACCGGGCCTTCGCGCTGCCGCCGGACGGAGCGGCCCGGTGA
- a CDS encoding response regulator — MTSHQPANVTLFGQVPSKHVLIVEDAPGMRLLIRHILQQGGHKPIEVGSVEEALEELDLGSVDVIVTDLFLPGDSGLELLRVLHGVPDAPPVIVLTSSGEDRLRERAMTLGARSFLSKPFSRYELLDAVFMAGQPS, encoded by the coding sequence GTGACCTCGCACCAGCCGGCCAACGTCACGCTGTTCGGTCAGGTGCCGTCCAAGCACGTCCTGATCGTCGAGGACGCGCCGGGCATGCGCCTGCTGATCCGGCACATCCTGCAGCAGGGCGGCCACAAACCCATCGAGGTCGGCAGCGTCGAGGAAGCCCTGGAGGAACTCGACCTGGGCAGCGTGGACGTGATCGTCACGGACCTGTTCCTGCCCGGCGACAGCGGCCTGGAACTGCTGCGCGTGCTGCACGGCGTGCCGGACGCGCCGCCCGTGATCGTCCTGACGAGCTCCGGCGAGGACCGCCTGCGCGAGCGGGCCATGACGCTCGGCGCGCGCTCGTTCCTCAGCAAACCCTTCAGCCGCTACGAGCTGCTGGACGCCGTGTTCATGGCCGGGCAGCCCTCCTGA
- a CDS encoding CHAD domain-containing protein: protein MGSVPAHRQYRDLRALALQGDEKAVHQLRKLARTAETHARVGELRKRERRAWQEVRRAASALRDHDVTGPLVQQALRTMDVPEEEVQAFAQAWSARRVKLLGELTLPERVPRLPEAPGRKRWERFLAVEAARVQATVPPRDGRVRAEEWHDWRKALKRYRAVLGLRQRSPEALVTLLNLLGEAQDAQTLLELAGREPLLAAYRPGLVRAAQVQRRLARQAAWQQWGSLAEELP, encoded by the coding sequence ATGGGGTCTGTACCAGCACACCGTCAGTACCGTGACCTGCGCGCCCTGGCGCTGCAGGGCGACGAAAAAGCCGTTCACCAGTTGCGTAAGCTGGCGCGCACGGCTGAAACGCACGCCCGGGTCGGAGAACTGCGGAAACGGGAACGGCGCGCCTGGCAGGAAGTGCGCCGCGCAGCGTCGGCGCTGCGCGACCATGACGTCACGGGTCCGTTGGTCCAGCAGGCGCTGCGGACTATGGACGTTCCGGAAGAGGAGGTGCAGGCCTTCGCCCAAGCCTGGTCTGCGCGGCGCGTCAAGCTGCTGGGGGAACTCACCCTCCCCGAACGGGTGCCCAGGTTGCCGGAAGCTCCGGGCCGCAAGCGCTGGGAGCGGTTCCTGGCGGTCGAGGCGGCCCGCGTTCAGGCGACGGTGCCGCCCCGCGACGGTCGGGTGCGGGCAGAGGAGTGGCATGACTGGCGCAAAGCCCTGAAACGGTACCGGGCGGTGCTGGGATTACGCCAGCGGTCGCCGGAGGCGCTGGTGACGTTGCTGAATTTGCTGGGCGAGGCGCAGGACGCGCAGACACTCTTGGAGTTGGCCGGGCGTGAACCGCTGCTGGCGGCGTACCGGCCCGGATTGGTCCGCGCCGCGCAGGTGCAGCGGCGGCTGGCACGTCAAGCAGCGTGGCAGCAATGGGGAAGCCTGGCCGAGGAACTGCCCTAA
- a CDS encoding ATP-binding protein: MSTPPLPPLRRLWARLALLLTVTVLLTAVLQITLLSVTALQLSRSLPPEAQRALRAVVSAELTTVRLPLARYFRPAVLTALTLSTLFSLLLAFTVARRFSRPLEDVAATARRIASGDLAARVSLAPRAAGAGVSELGRLICDVNSMAEQLQRAERERRFESAAVAHELRTPITALHARVDCLVDGVYPLTPQEVARLRAPLALLGRLAEDLQTLTVADAGELRLLRAHGDLAALVREVVTDFQPLATARSLTLETRLPLEAPVFLDAARARQVLNNLLDNALRYARTRVTVWLTWEGDWRLEVGDDGPGVTPGSEEQLFGRFYRAEESRARHLGGSGLGLAVARALTEAHGGHISAEPGESGGLRVITRWPAGQQVHNREC, translated from the coding sequence TTGAGCACTCCGCCCCTGCCCCCGCTGCGCCGCCTGTGGGCGCGGCTGGCACTGCTCCTCACGGTGACCGTGCTGCTGACGGCGGTTCTTCAGATCACGCTGCTGAGTGTGACGGCACTGCAACTGAGCAGGAGCCTGCCACCAGAGGCGCAGCGGGCGCTGCGGGCCGTCGTGTCGGCGGAACTCACCACCGTCCGGCTGCCCCTGGCCCGCTACTTCCGGCCCGCCGTGCTGACGGCGCTGACCCTCTCGACCCTGTTCTCGCTGCTGCTCGCCTTCACGGTCGCGCGGCGCTTCTCGCGGCCACTGGAAGACGTGGCGGCGACGGCCCGGCGCATCGCCTCCGGAGACCTGGCGGCGCGGGTTTCGCTCGCGCCCCGCGCGGCCGGAGCAGGCGTGAGCGAGTTGGGCCGCCTGATCTGCGACGTGAACAGCATGGCCGAGCAGCTTCAGCGGGCCGAGCGTGAACGCCGTTTTGAGAGTGCCGCCGTCGCGCACGAGTTACGCACACCCATCACCGCCCTGCACGCCCGGGTGGACTGCCTGGTCGACGGCGTGTACCCCCTCACGCCACAGGAAGTGGCCCGGCTTCGTGCGCCTCTCGCCCTGCTCGGCCGCCTGGCCGAGGACCTCCAGACCCTCACGGTCGCCGACGCCGGGGAACTCCGACTGCTGCGTGCCCATGGTGACCTCGCCGCGCTGGTGCGCGAGGTCGTGACTGATTTCCAGCCGCTGGCCACGGCCCGGTCTCTGACGCTGGAAACCCGACTGCCCCTGGAGGCCCCTGTGTTCCTTGATGCGGCCCGCGCACGTCAGGTTCTGAACAACCTGCTCGACAATGCCCTGCGGTACGCACGCACGCGGGTGACGGTCTGGCTGACCTGGGAAGGCGACTGGCGCCTGGAGGTCGGTGATGACGGCCCCGGCGTCACTCCTGGCAGCGAGGAGCAACTGTTCGGACGCTTCTACCGCGCTGAGGAATCCCGTGCCCGGCACCTGGGCGGCAGTGGCCTGGGCCTGGCGGTCGCCCGCGCCCTGACCGAAGCGCACGGGGGTCACATCAGCGCGGAGCCGGGAGAGTCGGGTGGACTGCGGGTGATCACGCGGTGGCCTGCCGGACAGCAGGTCCACAACCGGGAATGCTGA
- a CDS encoding response regulator transcription factor: MAQDASILIVEDDDEIAAALVAYLARAGYRPRRAADGPEALAAYHRERPDLLLLDVMLPGLSGFEVLQLVREDASTPVIILTARTYEADLLHGFRLGADDYVTKPFRPLEVVARVDAVLRRAAPHAGVLRGHGGLCLDPQRHDARLNGAALDLTPSEFILLRTLLRDPGRTFNRDRLAAHLTGEGASERAVDSHIKNLRRKLGPVHGIETVHGIGYRYAEDIKDR; this comes from the coding sequence ATGGCCCAGGACGCGAGCATTCTGATCGTGGAGGACGACGACGAGATCGCCGCCGCCCTGGTTGCCTACCTGGCGCGGGCAGGTTACCGGCCCCGGCGGGCAGCGGACGGCCCCGAGGCGCTGGCCGCCTATCACCGCGAGCGACCCGACCTGCTGCTGCTGGACGTGATGCTCCCGGGCCTCTCGGGATTCGAAGTGCTGCAACTGGTGCGTGAAGACGCCAGCACGCCCGTGATCATCCTGACCGCCCGCACGTACGAAGCCGACCTGCTGCACGGCTTCCGGCTGGGCGCCGACGACTACGTGACCAAACCCTTCCGCCCGCTGGAGGTGGTGGCGCGCGTGGACGCCGTGCTGCGCCGCGCCGCCCCTCACGCGGGGGTGCTGCGCGGTCACGGGGGCCTGTGCCTGGATCCCCAGCGCCATGACGCCCGGCTGAACGGCGCAGCCCTGGACCTCACTCCCAGTGAATTCATCCTGCTGCGCACCCTGCTGCGAGACCCCGGCCGGACCTTCAACCGTGACCGGCTCGCCGCTCATCTGACAGGAGAGGGCGCCTCGGAGCGGGCGGTGGACAGTCACATCAAGAACCTGCGCCGCAAATTGGGGCCTGTTCACGGCATTGAAACGGTGCACGGGATCGGCTACCGCTACGCTGAAGACATCAAGGACCGTTGA
- a CDS encoding cytochrome c, translating into MKPTILAFALLSAAAGNLVLAQSTPVSPPAPQDPVQSRSAQSSPGTERTPAPLDFTPGWADVAPTVEASCASCHRAGGIAPFALESYEQARPMAAAMAEAVRSGQMPPWMPGGRTPPLRYERKLTDQEIGVIVAWAEAGAPQERDMTPSTPQTPGQP; encoded by the coding sequence ATGAAGCCAACCATTCTCGCTTTCGCCCTGCTGAGCGCCGCCGCGGGTAACCTGGTGCTGGCACAGAGCACTCCGGTTTCCCCCCCGGCGCCGCAGGATCCGGTACAGAGCAGGTCAGCACAGAGCAGTCCGGGGACGGAGCGCACACCCGCGCCGCTGGACTTCACGCCCGGCTGGGCAGACGTGGCGCCCACCGTGGAGGCCAGTTGCGCCTCGTGCCACCGGGCGGGCGGCATCGCGCCTTTTGCACTGGAAAGTTACGAGCAGGCCCGCCCGATGGCGGCCGCCATGGCGGAAGCCGTGCGCAGCGGCCAGATGCCCCCCTGGATGCCGGGCGGGCGCACCCCACCCCTGCGCTACGAACGCAAACTCACCGACCAGGAGATCGGTGTGATCGTCGCCTGGGCAGAAGCCGGAGCCCCGCAGGAGCGAGACATGACGCCCAGCACCCCCCAGACCCCCGGTCAGCCCTGA